One window from the genome of Danaus plexippus chromosome 3 unlocalized genomic scaffold, MEX_DaPlex mxdp_30, whole genome shotgun sequence encodes:
- the LOC116766789 gene encoding uncharacterized protein LOC116766789 isoform X1: MSALSTPGGGGTTAQSKPTSGKQKYQKLDINSLYCANRIIIEKSTKNESSEPSSVKSQLSRKHGMQSLGKVPSARRPPANLPSLKTETGQDPNANTVSTVTTPATTQATCTSQTITTTSSSSAVASGWVALPPPSSPHFRTEFPSLEAAAQPSHRSTDHTVPQTQLRPQTEGSWTCGGTAGVRQETTSSTVAAPASTPASQQTPAFRAILPPFLMKGSNGTGLGLGTLTSLRDSRNIGGGGGSGNSNSNMAGPRQSQRPSATPRAVEVLTARPILREEQISSLDDISRDAGWAQHDDIDYDQKLDFSDGESSAPTVKVSNKTNNNRTSIENDRIDSKIQDPGDEDQLWAERRQKQSNEVAQAVARARQRKEEEQRRQMRDSPASQQSSKDNRDKNDRNDRDRNDRERDYEHRDKDRAESKEKERCDNKDRERNDLRDRDKDRLESRDRDRMENRDRFDNRDRERDRDRERDRAMDNKDRGRQDNRDRNDSNKDRDLRDRDRNDNRDRNENRDRNEARDRGDRDRNDNRERERFDRERDRNDRDRDRDRERSDRDFRDRDRDFARERDRDQSNPFSKIFQANIPPRFLKQQQNRQQEDQHKGWAFAGKPAPRRQEAQSYNAPRHAPNNGRRSYSRDYSDREDEVRRDKDGPQWRNEMQDYDRSGRELDRSNSKESYKDFNDYKDRRSDSDRKPLDTIEHSSRTAADKLTEVFERKSIGVAEPFVSTESSIQAQAHEKRSSPPSNTPQREFTEKDLIETSWADMGQEEQSNSAISGDKKNSAKMFDQKENESNAPQADPIKTLQETNDAKIISSNMSQSHNNNYNQTSNNTSNASVQNQHSNMNIAGNIQSSIMPSGIQSQTPSFTDSHFTSKSTSNQVLPKPISSNDILSNSSQPPKQFVPEQSNVVTNTAKQTVSLKSEKDLSESESIASKSSSDPSGIIGNKLTDSNSIENNQDSQKRPQDDKKSERYTNDQGNKMPPKEPIERKSSGSGSEKKGRGYGVGGGYNVYGRGWGTRESRGRRSHRSSRSNNRASESDGSTDGTNIDRRERRRAPRSPRGPKKQERLEDSSHVIDQGSQFTDGLENREPFAPRGQPSRRGRGGFHGTNRPPAPAKRVTGYGPPNTKSPFSQANRANKDNEDCKDNVQSDKDKNTNRPHTSSSGGKGRDRRSKGGLSGEDENWETTSEHSEGGGGPRRSGSRQLNQSQKGQGGSRNHISNNRQNNGRNQQGIRKEGDNKSTDALEAIGDPKIPTAKKDEEAIDDGFQEVRNKKNSKDIRGPINAKEEKQPRSRSNQGGGGRNGSSTRNSNDKSNSRGSGPVPGKSNVPYDNRPRQANLAPRFVKQRQKQQMGLVPNFGTDTGAAPPPPPVNAWDKPIAQTLRGNVEDQPEVVEKSNQSSQRSTPGDTTAESNKQPPPSCAVVADKAGVLDGTTPPVETIIFENTNYKTVPPAEALKQKYQPSAVTAKPQGEEVQNEVDSRSMPFNGDVRSRPRSIQELMAETGRPVSEAEGSLGLQMAFDTSQKNEDSSDMKLDFAFDSDLGQLTDEKSAKALGLPRGTHMSTSNTISPLAADLNLKIASVKKVWEMHAVAEGSEELQFTTNFEENNTETGAPPNVCKVKPTQQLQSPPPQHYNHVTYQGGYGGLSVPSPPAVLYNSTQQLLGSSQQLQQQGGLYGAFLDQTRGQFGGFPGTPYGAGSATPYNYQPPPDMFQSLPSQYRMAAAAGGGAAFGQSGQLGNSPSTVLISSTSNSLMSATVKPSTQQIGAIGSKGGGVGGVGGVGAVGGVNTFQQQYLGYSGPVGDSPYSLPGLLPRPAPPSTSYYSPYQPPAAPAPTYPLQFTQPAQSSAFSSQFLSSQLHVAAAAAVQQMQQQYRAPLQQQYAPPQPRPPPQQQLKSPLHEHPNGFAPLCDSASPTPKGATKQQKPPHSPPQHKYHAPPPQHQQHPPHPPPAHTPHQHHQQHQQHQQQMVGGGNNGRGGNGGNGNGNAMNRGGMVTSRYPAPIQRPHAPAPPMYRAPPSQPPRPHHAQHVQHMRPNLYYHHHQRNGGGGSERVTEGGEVSATMEEVGETVTAGETPSPAEVKAE; encoded by the exons ATGTCTGCACTCTCGACGCCGGGCGGCGGAGGCACTACGGCGCAGAGCAAGCCGACGTCCGGGAAGCAAAAATATCAGAAATTGGACATCAATAGTCTTTACTGCGCTAATAGG ataattattgaaaaaagtaCAAAA aatGAAAGCTCTGAACCGTCATCAGTGAAATCTCAACTTAGCCGTAAACATGGAATGCAAAGTCTTGGAAAAGTACCTTCAGCTAGACGACCACCAGCAAACCTGCCTTCTTTAAAAACTGAAACTGGCCAAGATCCTAACGCTAA taCTGTATCTACTGTAACTACTCCTGCAACTACTCAAGCGACATGCACATCTCAGACTATA aCCACAACTTCAAGCAGCAGTGCTGTTGCGTCAGGATGGGTGGCTCTCCCCCCTCCGTCCTCACCTCATTTTCGCACAGAATTTCCTTCACTAGAGGCTGCTGCACAACCTTCACATCGTTCTACAGATCACACTGTGCCTCAAACACAGCTGAGACCACAAA CGGAAGGCAGCTGGACGTGCGGTGGCACGGCCGGCGTTCGGCAAGAAACTACATCGTCCACCGTCGCCGCTCCCGCCTCCACGCCCGCTTCACAGCAAACACCCGCTTTCCGTGCTATTCTGCCACCCTTc ctGATGAAAGGTAGCAATGGCACAGGATTGGGCTTGGGAACATTGACATCACTTCGTGATTCTAGAAACATTGGCGGTGGCGGCGGAAGCGGTAATTCCAATAGTAACATGGCTGGTCCAAGGCAATCCCAGCGACCGTCCGCTACGCCTCGAGCCGTTGAAGTTTTAACGGCAAGGCCCATTCTTCGTGAAGAACAGATATCTTCTCTTGATGATATATCTCGTGATGCTGGATGGGCGCAACATGACGACATAGATTATGA cCAAAAGTTAGACTTCTCAGATGGTGAGTCTTCAGCTCCTACTGTGAAAGTTAGCAACAAGACTAATAATAACCGGACCAGTATTGAAAATGATCGCATAGACTCAAAAATACAAGACCCTGGTGATGAAGACCAGTTATGGGCAGAACGGCGGCAGAAGCAAAGTAATGAAGTTGCTCAAGCTGTTGCTCGTGCAAGACAGCGGAAAGAAGAGGAACAGCGTCGTCAAATGCGGGATTCACCAGCGTCACAGCAGTCCTCTAAAGATAACCGCGATAAAAATGATAGAAATGATCGTGATCGTAACGATAGAGAAAGAGATTATGAACACAGAGACAAGGATAGGGCTGAGAGCAAAGAAAAGGAAAGGTGTGACAATAAAGACAGAGAAAGAAACGATTTACGTGACAGGGACAAGGACCGATTAGAGAGTAGGGATCGTGATCGTATGGAAAACAGAGATCGTTTTGATAATCGTGATAGAGAACGTGACCGCGACCGTGAAAGAGATCGAGCAATGGATAACAAGGATAGGGGAAGGCAAGACAATAGAGATCGGAATGATAGCAATAAAGATAGGGACTTGCGTGACAGGGATCGTAATGACAATAGAGATCGCAATGAAAACCGCGATCGTAATGAAGCTAGGGATCGAGGAGATAGAGACCGCAATGATAATCGTGAACGTGAAAGATTTGATAGAGAAAGAGACCGAAATGACCGGGATCGCGATCGCGATCGAGAAAGGTCTGATCGGGACTTCAGGGATCGTGACAGAGATTTTGCTCGTGAGCGCGATCGGGACCAGTCAAATCCATTCTCGAAGATATTTCAAGCCAACATACCTCCTAGGTTTTTAAAGCAACAGCAGAACAGACAGCAGGAAGACCAACATAAGGGATGGGCCTTTGCTGGAAAACCTGCACCAAGAAGACAAGAAGCGCAATCATACAACGCACCGAGACATGCACCAAATAATGGCCGACGTTCATACTCCAG AGATTATTCCGACCGTGAAGATGAGGTACGGAGAGATAAAGATGGACCTCAATGGCGTAATGAAATGCAAGATTATGATAGATCTGGTCGAGAGTTAGACAGGTCTAACTCTAAGGAATCTTATAAAGACTTTAACGATTACAAAGATAGACGATCTGATTCTGACCGAAAACCTTTAGATACAATTGAACATAGCAGCAGAACAGCAGCCGATAAGTTGACTGAAGTCTTTGAAAGAAAAAGCATAGGTGTTGCTGAACCCTTTGTTTCGACAGAATCTTCTATACAAGCACAAGCTCATGAAAAAAGATCTTCACCGCCTTCAAACACACCACAAAGGGAATTTACCGAAAAGGATCTTATTGAAACCTCTTGGGCTGATATGGGACAGGAAGAACAAAGTAACAGCGCTATTTCAGgggacaaaaaaaattcagcCAAAATGTTCGATCAAAAGGAGAATGAATCGAACGCCCCACAAGCTGACCCCATCAAGACGTTACAAGAAACAAATGAtgcaaaaattattagttcGAACATGTCTCAATCtcataacaataattacaatCAGACATCTAACAACACTTCTAATGCTTCTGTACAAAATCAACACTCAAATATGAATATTGCGGGAAATATTCAAAGTTCAATAATGCCATCTGGTATACAATCTCAAACCCCTTCATTTACCGATTCTCACTTTACTTCTAAGTCTACTTCTAATCAAGTACTTCCTAAACCTATTAGCTCAAATGATATACTTTCTAATTCCTCACAACCACCAAAGCAGTTTGTTCCGGAACAGTCAAATGTTGTTACAAATACTGCCAAACAAACAGTATCCTTAAAATCAGAAAAAGATCTGTCAGAATCTGAATCTATTGCCTCTAAATCCAGCAGCGATCCTTCCGGAATTATAGGCAATAAACTGACTGATTCAAATTCCATTGAAAATAATCAAGACTCTCAAAAGCGACCACAGgatgataaaaaaagtgaAAGATATACTAATGATCAAGGAAACAAAATGCCGCCTAAAGAACCTATTGAACGTAAATCAAGTGGGTCAGGATCTGAAAAGAAAGGACGAGGGTATGGTGTTGGTGGAGGGTATAACGTCTATGGCAGAGGTTGGGGTACAAGAGAGTCACGTGGTCGGCGTTCACATAGAAGCTCTCGGTCAAATAATAGAGCCAGTGAGTCAGATGGTTCAACAGATGGCACTAATATTGATCGAAGGGAACGACGTAGAGCACCTCGTAGCCCACGTGGCCCTAAAAAGCAGGAAAGACTCGAGGATTCAAGTCACGTTATTGACCAGGGATCCCAATTTACAGATGGTTTAGAAAATAGAGAACCATTTGCACCTCGTGGTCAACCTTCGCGACGAGGCCGTGGTGGCTTCCATGGCACAAACAGACCTCCAGCGCCGGCTAAAAGAGTAACTGGATATGGGCCGCCGAATACAAAAAGTCCTTTTAGTCAAGCTAACAGAGCAAACAAAGACAATGAGGATTGTAAGGACAACGTTCAAAGTGACAAAGACAAAAATACCAATAGACCGCATACCAGTTCTTCAGGAGGCAAAGGTAGAGATCGGCGTTCTAAAGGAGGTCTCAGTGGTGAAGACGAAAATTGGGAAACTACCTCTGAACATTCTGAAGGCGGTGGCGGACCACGCCGATCTGGTAGCAGACAATTAAATCAATCTCAAAAGGGACAAGGTGGCAGTCGAAATCATATTTCTAACAATCGACAAAACAATGGTCGGAATCAGCAGGGTATTAGGAAAGAAGGTGACAATAAAAGTACGGACGCATTAGAGGCTATAGGTGACCCTAAAATACCGACTGCCAAGAAAGATGAAGAAGCTATTGATGACGGATTCCAAGAAGtgcgtaataaaaaaaattcaaaagataTCAGAGGTCCCATTAATGCAAAAGAAGAAAAGCAACCTAGATCTCGTTCAAACCAAGGCGGAGGTGGCAGAAATGGTTCATCTACAAGAAATTCAAATGACAAATCTAACTCTAGAGGTTCTGGACCTGTTCCCGGTAAATCAAATGTACCTTACGATAACAGACCGCGTCAGGCTAACTTGGCACCTCGCTTTGTTAAACAAAgacaaaaacaacaaatggGGTTGGTACCCAACTTTGGCACGGATACCGGTGCTGCTCCCCCTCCGCCACCAGTAAACGCGTGGGACAAACCTATTGCACAAACTTTGCGTGGCAATGTTGAAGACCAACCCGAAGTTGTTGAAAAATCAAACCAGTCTAGCCAACGTAGTACTCCAGGAGACACAACTGCTGAAAGTAATAAACAACCTCCTCCTTCATGTGCTGTAGTTGCTGATAAAGCGGGCGTCTTAGATGGGACTACACCGCCTGTggaaactataatatttgaaaacacCAATTATAAAACTGTGCCACCTGCGGAGGctcttaaacaaaaatatcaaccTAGTGCAGTTACAGCTAAACCCCAAGGAGAAGAAGTTCAAAATGAAGTGGATTCTAGGTCAATGCCATTCAATGGAGACGTGAGGTCGCGTCCTAGATCAATACAAGAGCTTATGGCTGAAACCGGTAGACCTGTGTCAGAGGCCGAGGGGTCTCTCGGTCTTCAAATGGCTTTTGATACATCACAGAAGAACGAGGATTCTTCTGACATGAAACTTGATTTTGCATTTGACTCTGACCTTGGGCAGCTCACTGATGAAAAATCAGCTAAAGCTTTAGGATTGCCTCGTGGCACCCACATGAGTACGTCGAACACCATATCACCGTTAGCAGCCGatctcaatttaaaaatagcgaGTGTTAAGAAAGTATGGGAGATGCACGCTGTGGCTGAGGGTAGTGAGGAGCTACAATTCACTACAAATTTCGAAGAGAACAATACAGAAACTGGCGCACCTCCGAACGTGTGTAAAGTTAAACCAACTCAGCAACTACAATCCCCGCCGCCTCAACATTATAACCATGTAACATACCAGGGCGGTTATGGAGGCCTGTCAGTCCCATCGCCACCAGCAGTTCTGTACAACTCGACTCAACAATTATTAGGTTCATCTCAGCAACTACAACAACAAGGTGGATTATACGGAGCCTTTTTAGATCAAACACGGGGACAATTTGGAGGCTTCCCTGGAACTCCTTATGGCGCGGGTTCTGCTACTCCATATAATTACCAACCACCACCGGATATGTTCCAGAGCCTGCCAAGTCAATACCGAATG GCCGCTGCGGCAGGAGGTGGCGCTGCCTTCGGCCAGTCTGGTCAATTAGGAAACAGTCCAAGCACTGTACTTATTTCAAGTACGTCAAACTCGCTCATGTCGGCTACAGTAAAGCCATCGACTCAACAGATCGGAGCTATTG GTAGTAAAGGTGGAGGCGTGGGCGGAGTCGGTGGGGTCGGGGCTGTTGGTGGTGTGAATACGTTCCAGCAGCAGTACTTGGGGTACTCGGGACCCGTGGGTGATTCTCCATATTCACTGCCTGGGCTGCTGCCTCGGCCTGCCCCTCCTTCCACTTCATACTACTCCCCCTACCAGCCGCCCGCCGCGCCCGCTCCTACATATCCGCTACAGTTCACTCAGCCAGCACAGTCCAGCGCGTTCAGTTCACAGTTCCTCTCCTCACAGCTGCATGTCGCCGCCGCCGCGGCCGTCCAACAGATGCAG cAACAATATCGGGCACCTCTACAACAACAGTATGCTCCGCCTCAGCCCCGACCTCCGCCTCAGCAACAACTCAAGAGTCCACTGCACGAACATCCTAACGGATTCGCCCCTTTGTGTGACTCGGCCTCACCGACGCCCAAAGGAGCAACAAAACAGCAGAAACCGCCTCATTCGCCGCCTCAACACAAGTACCACGCGCCGCCGCCACAACATCAACAGCACCCGCCTCACCCCCCGCCAGCACACACACCGCACCAGCATCATCAGCAGCACCAGCAACACCAACAG caAATGGTCGGCGGCGGAAACAACGGACGTGGCGGGAACGGCGGCAACGGAAACGGCAACGCCATGAACCGCGGCGGCATGGTGACGTCACGCTACCCAGCACCCATACAGAGGCCGCACGCGCCCGCGCCGCCCATGTACCGCGCGCCGCCCTCGCAGCCGCCGCGACCACACCACGCGCAACACGTACAACATATGAGACCCAACCTCTACTACCATCACCACCAACGCA ACGGCGGGGGAGGTTCGGAGCGTGTGACCGAGGGTGGGGAAGTATCAGCTACCATGGAGGAGGTCGGGGAGACGGTGACCGCAGGCGAGACGCCTTCCCCCGCTGAGGTGAAGGCCGAGTGA